One genomic segment of Desulfocapsa sulfexigens DSM 10523 includes these proteins:
- the lon gene encoding endopeptidase La, which produces MSFFSKKETETKLSGAERPVSSRQLDDLKTRVANTDLPLSVARQVTSEMEHLGKIDPFVAEFSIGVTYVELLLSLPWFKETKDDLDLNRAETIMASHHYGLDAVKTRILEYLAAKSLKNHQKSRILIVDDEEVARNNLHLYFTGMGHTVRVAVNGVDALQQVEENDHFDVMITDLKMDKMDGLTLIDRISKASPETSVIMVTGYATVANAVDAMRKGATHYLSKPVQLDKLKETVEEVLQKQKKLQISQGPVLCFAGPPGTGKTSIGQAVATSLGRKFIRISMGGLRDEAEIRGHRRTYVGAMPGRIISEIKRAGVNNPCIMLDEIDKIGQDFRGDPASVLLEVLDPEQNGSFSDQYLDVPFDLSGVLFIATANDISKLPGPLLDRLEVIDFSSYSLEEKLVIARKYLLPKQVAANGLGESNPQISDKAFEKLIIEYTQESGVRGLTREIGTICRKLALQVIQKNATVLPEIDESSITSLLGPRKYRQEAADGEDRVGVVTSLVWTRFGGGIMFIEALRMQGNTNLILTGSLGEVLRESAQTALSYIRSNAKQLGIDPDFYEHSDIHVHLPAGAVSKDGPSAGLAIGISLISLLTGRPVCRTVSITGEMTLTGYVLPVGGIREKLLAALRSGCTKVVLPAENREDVASLSDDVTGHLELVYVETLDDAIPHLLCAQ; this is translated from the coding sequence ATGAGCTTTTTTTCAAAGAAAGAAACTGAAACCAAGTTGTCGGGGGCTGAGAGGCCGGTCAGTTCCCGGCAGCTTGATGATTTGAAAACCAGAGTGGCTAATACCGATTTGCCGCTCTCGGTTGCCCGTCAAGTTACGAGCGAAATGGAACACCTGGGGAAAATTGACCCATTTGTTGCCGAATTTTCCATAGGAGTCACCTATGTCGAATTACTGCTCTCTCTACCGTGGTTCAAGGAAACTAAAGATGATCTTGATCTCAACCGCGCTGAGACTATCATGGCCTCACACCATTACGGGCTCGACGCGGTCAAGACACGGATTCTGGAATACCTTGCTGCAAAGAGTTTGAAGAATCATCAGAAGTCCAGGATACTCATTGTAGATGACGAAGAAGTTGCCCGCAATAATCTTCATCTCTATTTTACAGGTATGGGCCATACCGTGCGGGTTGCTGTCAATGGTGTGGATGCCCTGCAGCAGGTAGAAGAGAACGATCATTTTGACGTGATGATCACAGATCTGAAAATGGATAAAATGGATGGACTTACCCTGATTGACAGGATTAGTAAGGCCTCTCCTGAGACCAGTGTGATTATGGTTACCGGATACGCAACGGTTGCTAATGCTGTCGATGCCATGCGCAAAGGTGCTACCCATTATTTATCAAAGCCGGTTCAGCTAGACAAACTGAAAGAGACTGTTGAGGAGGTACTGCAGAAACAGAAGAAATTGCAGATCAGCCAGGGGCCGGTGCTTTGTTTTGCAGGTCCCCCTGGTACTGGGAAAACATCCATAGGACAGGCAGTGGCTACTTCCCTTGGGCGAAAATTTATTCGGATATCCATGGGAGGCTTACGTGATGAGGCTGAAATTCGAGGCCATCGGAGAACCTATGTGGGTGCCATGCCAGGGCGTATCATCAGTGAAATCAAACGGGCTGGAGTGAATAACCCCTGTATCATGCTTGATGAGATTGACAAGATCGGCCAGGATTTTCGCGGTGATCCTGCATCTGTTCTTTTGGAAGTACTCGATCCGGAACAGAATGGGAGTTTTAGTGATCAGTACCTTGATGTTCCCTTTGACCTTTCCGGCGTCCTCTTTATCGCCACCGCAAATGACATTAGTAAGTTGCCAGGTCCTCTGCTGGATCGACTGGAGGTGATCGATTTCTCCAGCTATTCTTTAGAGGAAAAACTGGTTATTGCCAGGAAATATCTTCTCCCCAAGCAGGTAGCTGCAAACGGCCTTGGTGAGAGTAATCCACAGATCAGTGACAAGGCCTTTGAAAAACTTATTATTGAATATACACAGGAGTCTGGAGTACGGGGCCTCACCCGGGAAATTGGAACAATCTGTCGTAAACTCGCCCTTCAGGTTATTCAGAAAAATGCAACTGTCTTGCCCGAAATAGATGAGAGTTCGATCACGTCCCTGCTCGGGCCGCGTAAGTATCGGCAGGAAGCCGCTGATGGTGAAGACAGGGTGGGGGTGGTAACCAGTTTGGTCTGGACTCGTTTTGGTGGTGGAATTATGTTTATTGAAGCTTTGCGGATGCAGGGCAACACCAATCTTATACTTACCGGATCACTCGGGGAAGTGTTACGTGAATCTGCTCAAACGGCTCTTAGTTACATAAGGAGTAATGCCAAGCAACTGGGTATTGATCCTGACTTCTATGAACATTCTGACATTCATGTTCATCTTCCTGCTGGTGCAGTTTCAAAAGACGGCCCTTCAGCAGGTTTGGCCATTGGTATTTCTCTTATCTCCCTTCTTACTGGGCGTCCGGTATGTCGTACGGTCTCAATCACTGGTGAGATGACCTTGACTGGTTATGTCCTGCCAGTGGGTGGAATTC
- a CDS encoding helix-turn-helix domain-containing protein produces MEYCIPEEVMGQLYINQFATEDEAMDRRILSVVRAASQPVKTKKKLPDPITHLKQVMEERGLRNRDLKIYIGSSGNVSAILKRRQALSLRMIRNLNKYLNIPAEILIQPYDCR; encoded by the coding sequence ATGGAATACTGTATACCCGAAGAGGTGATGGGACAACTGTATATAAATCAGTTTGCAACGGAAGATGAAGCTATGGACCGGAGGATTCTCTCCGTTGTCCGTGCCGCCAGCCAACCGGTAAAAACGAAAAAAAAACTGCCCGATCCAATCACCCATCTCAAACAGGTAATGGAAGAGAGGGGGCTTCGTAACAGGGACTTGAAAATTTACATAGGCAGTTCAGGAAATGTCAGTGCGATACTGAAGCGTAGACAGGCTTTGTCTTTGCGGATGATTCGTAACCTCAATAAGTACCTCAATATTCCTGCTGAGATACTAATTCAACCCTATGACTGTCGTTGA
- the nhaD gene encoding sodium:proton antiporter NhaD: protein MKTFLLCCVTLLGGAGSAFAAGHGGGEPAMALTGTAFGYASLALFVLAYLLVIFEEQTHLRKSKPVMMAAGFIWVLLAICFRVAGIPPEEAHHAIINNITEYAELLLFLLAAMTYINSMDERNVFQALRSWLVSRGFSLRIVFWITGFLAFVISPIADNLTTALLMGAVVMAVAPNNKKFVALACINIVVGANAGGAFSPFGDITTLMVWQKGQAAFGEFFFLFIPALINWLIPAIIMSLFVSKETPEALSENVSMKFGAKRIIFLFMMTIVTAVSFHNFLDLPPAAGMMLGLSYLGFFSYYIKVKEKRALEYDKPLGISTSGKDDPFDIFQKVARAEWDTLLFFYGVILCVGGLSQFGYLALVSHQMYDGLGATNANILVGILSAIVDNIPVMFAVLTMDPAMSLGQWLLVTLTAGVGGSLLSIGSAAGVALMGTARGTYTFGAHLKWTPIVALGYAASIYAHMFINNRLF from the coding sequence ATGAAAACTTTTCTCTTGTGCTGTGTCACCTTACTTGGTGGTGCAGGTTCGGCATTTGCTGCAGGACATGGAGGTGGGGAGCCAGCGATGGCACTAACAGGCACAGCTTTTGGGTATGCCTCCCTGGCTCTTTTTGTTCTTGCTTATCTTCTTGTTATTTTTGAGGAACAGACTCATCTGCGTAAAAGTAAGCCGGTAATGATGGCAGCAGGATTTATCTGGGTGTTGCTTGCCATTTGCTTCCGCGTGGCTGGCATCCCTCCTGAAGAGGCCCATCATGCGATTATTAATAATATAACCGAATATGCCGAGCTGCTACTCTTTTTACTGGCGGCCATGACCTATATCAACTCCATGGATGAACGCAATGTCTTCCAGGCACTCCGTTCCTGGCTTGTTTCCAGGGGTTTTTCTTTACGTATTGTCTTCTGGATTACAGGTTTTCTTGCATTTGTAATATCCCCCATTGCTGACAACCTGACCACGGCCCTGCTTATGGGGGCAGTGGTTATGGCGGTTGCTCCGAACAATAAAAAATTTGTCGCCCTTGCCTGTATCAATATCGTGGTTGGTGCCAATGCAGGTGGGGCTTTTTCCCCCTTTGGCGACATCACCACCCTGATGGTGTGGCAGAAGGGACAGGCTGCTTTTGGTGAGTTTTTTTTCCTCTTTATACCGGCCCTAATCAACTGGCTTATCCCGGCGATCATTATGAGTCTCTTCGTTTCTAAAGAAACGCCTGAGGCCTTGAGCGAAAATGTCAGCATGAAATTCGGTGCCAAGAGAATAATATTTCTTTTTATGATGACAATTGTGACCGCAGTGTCCTTTCATAATTTCCTTGATCTTCCACCTGCAGCGGGCATGATGCTGGGGCTTTCCTATTTGGGCTTTTTCTCTTACTACATCAAAGTTAAGGAAAAACGTGCCCTTGAGTATGACAAACCTCTGGGTATTTCCACAAGTGGAAAAGATGATCCCTTTGATATTTTTCAGAAAGTTGCTCGGGCCGAATGGGATACACTCCTCTTCTTTTACGGTGTTATTCTCTGCGTTGGTGGCCTTTCACAATTTGGTTACCTGGCTCTCGTTTCCCATCAGATGTACGATGGGCTTGGTGCCACAAACGCCAATATTCTGGTTGGTATTCTCTCGGCAATTGTTGATAATATTCCGGTTATGTTTGCTGTCTTGACCATGGATCCAGCCATGTCACTTGGCCAGTGGTTGCTGGTCACTCTAACTGCTGGAGTTGGTGGAAGTCTTCTTTCCATCGGTTCTGCAGCCGGTGTGGCCTTAATGGGAACCGCCCGCGGAACCTATACCTTTGGTGCCCATTTGAAATGGACACCGATTGTAGCTCTTGGCTATGCCGCAAGTATTTATGCACATATGTTCATCAATAATCGTCTTTTTTAA
- a CDS encoding SLC13 family permease translates to MTLPIILVMAVLGLAILLFIFEWVRVDVVGIIMMIILPLLGLVTPKEAISGLSSNAVVSIIAVIIIGAGLDKTGAMNSLARILLKFAGKSESRIMILISGTVAFISSFMQNIGAAALFMPAAKRICRQTNIPVSRILMPMGFCAIIGGCITLIGSSPLILMNDVMKISDPNVEAFGLFSVTPIGLALIAAALIYFVLFGRFILPAGGGSEAGSGPMSQELERTYRDIGNLFEIQIPESFEGPKTLKELEIRPIFFTSILSIASKGGVIISTPDFADTIQGGDTVIVEGPSDLVAKMAQSFNWVIKEDLEVFAESFSPNNAGILEAIISPRSELVGNTLRSFSFRKKNDVTPLAIFRNNKTYVGDISTMTLRTGDALLLQGPWEKFHYLKERTDLVFTEEVQGEILRTDKVKFAVGGLVLALTMILGFHVQLSIALLAGAMFMVLTKVLSIDEAYESVDWMTVFLLGGLIPLGIAFEKTGAAKLIAETIMSGLGAVSPLILLSVIAILTSFFTLVASNVGATVLMVPLAMNMAGAAGADPRIAALVVAVACSNTFILPTHQVNALIMRPGGYKTKDYFRAGAGMTVLYLVVMMASIALFYGL, encoded by the coding sequence ATGACTCTCCCTATAATTTTAGTCATGGCTGTTTTGGGCCTGGCAATTTTACTCTTTATATTTGAATGGGTGCGTGTCGATGTAGTCGGCATCATCATGATGATTATTCTTCCTCTGCTAGGGTTGGTCACCCCTAAAGAGGCCATCAGCGGTCTTTCAAGTAATGCTGTTGTTTCAATTATTGCCGTTATCATTATCGGTGCCGGCCTGGATAAAACAGGAGCCATGAATTCTCTGGCAAGGATACTGCTTAAATTTGCAGGCAAGAGTGAGTCTCGAATTATGATCCTCATTTCTGGTACCGTAGCCTTTATTTCGAGTTTTATGCAGAACATTGGGGCTGCTGCGCTGTTTATGCCTGCTGCTAAACGAATCTGTCGTCAGACCAACATTCCTGTTTCACGGATTCTTATGCCCATGGGATTCTGTGCTATTATCGGAGGCTGTATCACCCTGATCGGATCCAGTCCACTAATTTTAATGAACGATGTAATGAAAATTTCCGATCCTAATGTCGAGGCCTTCGGACTTTTTTCAGTGACTCCTATTGGGCTCGCTTTAATTGCTGCAGCCCTGATCTATTTTGTCCTTTTTGGTCGGTTTATTCTTCCTGCAGGTGGAGGTAGTGAGGCAGGAAGTGGCCCTATGTCCCAGGAGCTTGAAAGAACTTATCGAGACATTGGTAATCTTTTCGAGATTCAGATCCCTGAATCTTTTGAAGGGCCAAAAACACTTAAAGAACTTGAGATAAGACCGATTTTTTTTACAAGTATTTTAAGTATCGCTTCAAAAGGTGGCGTAATAATATCTACTCCTGATTTTGCTGACACCATCCAGGGTGGGGATACGGTTATCGTTGAAGGTCCCTCGGATCTGGTTGCTAAAATGGCCCAATCCTTTAACTGGGTGATCAAAGAAGATCTCGAGGTATTTGCTGAGAGTTTTTCTCCAAACAATGCCGGAATTTTGGAAGCAATCATTTCACCCCGTTCCGAGTTGGTCGGTAACACTCTTCGCAGTTTCTCTTTCAGGAAAAAAAATGATGTCACACCACTGGCCATATTCAGGAATAATAAAACCTATGTAGGTGATATCTCGACCATGACTTTACGAACCGGTGATGCACTGCTTTTACAGGGGCCCTGGGAAAAGTTTCATTACCTGAAGGAGCGTACAGATCTGGTCTTTACCGAAGAAGTCCAGGGAGAAATTCTTCGCACTGACAAAGTAAAATTTGCAGTTGGTGGTCTGGTGCTGGCCCTGACCATGATCCTTGGTTTTCATGTGCAGCTCTCCATTGCTCTTCTGGCAGGAGCGATGTTTATGGTATTAACCAAGGTGCTTTCCATTGATGAAGCTTACGAGTCTGTGGACTGGATGACTGTTTTCCTTCTTGGTGGTCTTATTCCCCTAGGTATAGCCTTTGAGAAAACAGGTGCCGCCAAGCTTATTGCCGAGACTATTATGAGTGGCCTGGGGGCAGTGTCTCCACTGATTCTCCTGAGCGTTATTGCGATTCTAACATCTTTTTTCACCCTTGTTGCCTCCAATGTGGGAGCGACGGTATTAATGGTTCCCCTGGCTATGAATATGGCTGGTGCGGCCGGAGCAGACCCTCGTATTGCAGCTTTAGTTGTGGCGGTTGCCTGTTCAAACACCTTTATTCTTCCTACTCATCAGGTTAATGCTTTGATCATGAGACCGGGAGGGTATAAGACGAAAGATTATTTTCGGGCTGGTGCGGGAATGACAGTCCTTTATCTGGTGGTCATGATGGCTTCAATTGCTCTTTTTTATGGTCTGTAA